Sequence from the Neptunomonas japonica JAMM 1380 genome:
GCGGAATAATTTGCTGCAAAAGCTGCTGTTGATTACTGACAGCCGAATCAATAATGATTAATTCGATTCGGGCAGTCTCGTTTTCAAACACGCTAACAAAGGCACCATCTTCAGGCTGAAGATTAGAGTATAAACTGTCAGACAGTAGGTCTTGCGAGGCAAACAGTGTTGTAACAGATGCAATATCTAATGGCTCTAATTCAGTACTGGGAGCAATAGCAGGCGCAATTACTTTATACGCTACTTCATCTTGCTCTCCCAACAACAGATCAACAGCCACCTCTGCAGCGCCAAAAGGGTCTGCGGATAACATAATTCTGGGCTCTAACAACTCCAGAATATACGATTCCTGCATAGCTTTCTTATTTCGGAGATTATCCGCACCTGCCATGTAACTTCCCTTCATATACGACGAGGACTGTCTATATTTAGTCGTTTATCCGCCCATTTCCCTTTGCTAGTTATAAACATCCGTTATTTGATCAAGCATAGTGGCGACCCTTGACCCGGCTATTTCATCAACATCCAGCCATAGACTGGCTTTTTCTTGGCGCCGAGTAATAACTTCGCTGCGGATACCTTTTCCAGTTAGGCTTTTTTGTCTGTTATTTGCCATTTCGGGCCCGTTATATGCACCAAAAGATAAGCGCCCGTTATAGCTTCTACGAGGCAGTATCATCATACCGTTAACACCCCGTTGGCCAAACTCCATCATTAATTGTCGCTTGGATTGCTCATAGCCCTCAGCAAGTAAGACTAAATACCCTTTAATAACAGACAAATCCTCAACGCGGCGGGTAAATACATAGCCATGCTTCGTTAAAACCTCAGCTGCATTGAGTAATATAGACTCATCTTTAAAGGGCCCAAATGAATACGCTTGTAAAACGTCGGCATTAACAGGCAATTCATTTACAACAACGAGCTCTTTTTGAGTAGGTTGATTGTTTGGTATTAACAACTCAGCTTTGGAAACTAACTGACTGTTAACATCAGAGTATTTAGGCTCTTTGTCGATAGTATGTGTTTTTACAGCAGGAGGAGCCGCTGAAACAGCGCCTGTATTACTTTGCACCTCAACGGTTTGATCAGGTATTGAAGAGTTCAGCTTTAAAACACACTTCATTCCCGCAGGTATCTTATTCTCAGGGTTGTCTATGGTTAATCGAACACCAAAGGTACCACTAGCCGTATCACCAACAGGGTCAATGATAATAACTTTAGCTTGCAGCTCATTATTTGGGGCTAATTCGGAAAAAACCCCACCCAGCATATTATTTTGAACTTGCCCATAATGCTCCATGGGTAAAACAGCTTCTACATGTAATGGGTTTAGCTGCACCAACCGCATCACGGGTTGATCTTCTATGTATTCGCCTTCCGTTTTATATACCTGCGCGACAACACCATCCAGCGGTGAGTAGACTTTTTTTTCTTCAAGGTGAGCCATAGCTCTTGCAAGCTCAAACTGACGTGTTCTCAACGTATCTTTTGCTTGCTTAAGCCTCCAATAAGTCACTTTTTCTAGACGTGCCGCTTCATCTTTATTTTGGACTGAGGTTAAGTTCTTCTGTTTTAAATCGTTAACTCTACGGCTTTGTAAGCGGTCATATTTAAGATTAACTTCCTCGGCAGAAATCTCAGCGCTCATTGCTGCACGTACACGTGAAAGTTCGACATTGGCCTGTTCAACACGGGAATCCAGTTCAGCCAATAACTCCCCATTACGCACTACACCGCTACGCTCAGCATAAAGCGTTTTAATAACACCAGAAACAGCGGCACTAATATCTACTGTTTTACTGGGCACAATAACGCAATCTACAGCAGGAAAAATTGTTTCAGCCAGTGTAAGATGTGAAAAACAAGCCGCTAACACAACCGGAACTACAAAGCGTACTTTCATTCATTAACCTTTTTAATTTTCATCAGAACCAGTCATTTACTGATATTAAGCATAGTCTAATTTTAGTAGTTCTCATTAAAATTGCGTGACCAGTTCGCCTCAAACCAAGAGACAAATCTGCTCAGAAAACTGCTTTCGTTAAACACAAACTTCAACTGTGCTGTTGCTGGCTTATGACTAACATGACTCTCTTGAATAACGCTTACCTGAACAACAAAATTATTACGCATTGCCTTGGTACCGCTACGGTCGCTGCCATCAACAGCTATATCCCCACCTTCTAGGCTACCTAGGTAGCGTGAAGGTAATTGATCACTGGCAGCAGGAACAATACTCAGCAGTTCCCCACGATAGACAACACCCGGGGTTGAAGTGAGCACCACCGATATATGAGATAGTTGTTGACGAATATTATCGATATCAATCTGATCAACAATTACCGTCACCACCAAAGGCGTCTGATCATGAACCATACCAACTACGGCACCTTTTTTTACAAAGCTCCCCTGAGCATCTTGTAACCTTGGGCTTACAAATACCCCTTCACTCTCAGCAACTATCTCCAATTTATTCAACTGCTTCTCAGCCTCTAACAGCTCTAGAAACATCCCCTTACGCTGATCAAAAAGATCGGCTGCTGTCAGCAAATCTTTAACACGTACTTCATCATAACGAGCTGTTAACTCCTCAATATCAATCTTTAGATCAGAAACTTTATTCGATAAACTTGAATTTTCCATTCGCAATATTTTTTGCCCTGCAACCACGTGGCCACCATGGCGAACAAATACATGCGTGATAACACCCTCTTGACCTGCTCTTAATTGCTGCGATTCGTTTAAGAGGACCACTCCAGAAGGAGAAATTCCATATTGGAACTTCATGGCCATACCCAAGATAAAACAAACGCCGATACTTCCTAAAAGCACCGTAAAAAACCAACCTATTCTTTTCTCTCTTTTTGCTAATTTATACGTACCCACAAAACCACGAAAAAGCGGTAGCAACATTTGCTGGACTACAACCCATGCAGCCAATAAAACCCCAAAAACAAAAAACTTTGAACCCAAATAAAATACAATAAACAAACTAATAAAAATTCTATACGGAATAGCTAAAACCCCATATAAGAGCAACCATTTATATTCAAATTTAGCTATATAGTCAGTTTTCTTTGTTAATTTAAGAACATGTTTTATGAATAAACTACCAACAAGCTGTCTAGAACGGTTATTTAGATTAACAATAGATAAAACATCTGACAGCACATAGTATCCATCGAATTTCATTAGTGGATTAAGGTTAAATACCAATGCTGAAAAGCTGCCAATAAATGCTATGTCAAATAAAATGTCCGAAACTATCCCCACGTTATCAGAATAACACCACGCGACCCAAGCAATCATCGCTAAAAGCAACTCTACCAACATACCCGACAATCCGACTAATACTCTTTGGTACTTATCAGAAAAAAGGTAGCTAGAAGATGTATTTATATACGGCAAGGGCATTAAGACTAGAAAAATGATTCCGCACTCTTTCGACTCACCACCAAAATGCTTCAAAGTAAGGCCATGCCCTATTTCATGTAGTGCCTTTAAAACTGGATATATAAAGAGCATACAAAAAATATTGATTGGATCAAAAAATCGCGTATCCCAATGGTAGCTCACTTCACTAGCATGAGTTGGTATTAATGAAAGACTATAAAAAAACAAAACCGCATAAAAAAATAAAAAATATTTATTTAATAAAACATCTCCGACCACTGACAAAAAATCTAGTAATCTATTCGGATCAAACAGTGGAACTTTAATGGCCATAGGTTGTTTTAAATTTTTAATCCAGTGTTTTTTTTCTAATTCTTTTCCGTCCTCATAAAGAATACCCATGCTTAATAACTTAAGAATAACAGGAGAAATGTCATCTTTATTTAAACAACCATCCTTAAAATTATTATCCTCTATTGCCTCATGTAAAACTTCTGATAATTTCTTACAGCCGTCAAATAACTTTATAAAATTTATTACATTTTTATTACAACGAAAATAATGTATCTTCTCACTATCAGAAACAACAAACCAAGAACCTTCAGTCGTTTCTTGTTCAATATATTTCATTTGTAAATCAGCATGAAAAACAGTGCCCATTAAGTAATCAATACTTATTACTGTATCGACTTCACTCACAACCAAAACTTCCACACAATAATACGTAGCCAGTCAACAAAATGGTGAGATAGCACCCATGCTAATGAATAGCTACCTACATTAATACGAGCAACGCCCTCCATACCTGGGCGCAATAGTGTTAAAGAGTTCTCGGCTAATGTCGCTTCAGCCAAGTAGACGATCTTACTCCCTGCTTCAGAGAAAAGTGGAGAAGGCTTTAATAGCAACACATTAAAAGCAGTACCAGGAAGCGCTGACAATTTAAGTACGCCATTTTGGCCCTCTTTTATAAAGCGAATATCAGACTCTTGGACCTTTAGCATAACGCGATATTGATTTAATGGAGCCACTTGAAACAACAGATCTCCTGTTCCTACAGGAGCCCCCAAATCACGACTCAAATCTCCTGAAATAATGACCCCTGAAATTGGCGATGTTAATGAGGTTTTATTAAGTTTTAGTTCAATTTGCTTACGCTGCGCAGAAGCTTTCTTAAGCTTAGCCTTATATACATTTGAACGTCCGTAATCACGCTCCGCCAACGCTTTACGATAGCCCTTTTCATATTCTTGCTGCAGGCTGTTGACCTTAATAACATCGAGCCTAAGCTGCTGATCATCTAGCTCAGCAATAACACTACCCTTATCAACGCTATCACCCGCTTTTAATGCTGTAGATTTAATAAAGCTATCAAAGGGTGCCACTATAGACTTTTGAATCTTTCCTTCTATCCCAGCCGTAACGGGTATTTTATAACTTATCGGGATGCATAAAACGCCAAATACCACCAACGCAGCTATGCTAAAGCGTTTAATTTTAGGAACATCAAATTTAGCCTCATCCAACAACCGCTGTTTTTTTGTATTTTATTTTTCACTAATAATTTTTTTGACACTAATAGCAAAGAACAACACTGTTCCAATAAATGCTTGATCTCATCGCCTATGGCAGCTTCATCAAATAATTGGTCAACAGAAAAAAAAGCAATCAACTGCAAGCCATCAACACGTATGCTAAACACCCGATAAGAGGCTCCATTAGCGGTGCTTTTCAGCAGTTCTTCAAGAGCAGGGATAGACTCAAGTGCTTGACCGTTTCGAACGTCTAATGTTTCTAATACACTCGTAAAATCAAGCGACTGTAAATGTTTTTTAAATGGAATATCTTCAACACCATAAGATTCCACTAAAATGCATTCATCGGAATACATCATTAATTGGCAGCTATTCAAAGCATAATGCTCTGCGAGGTATCTAGACGCAGTCTTCAGCAGTGCATGTTGCTCAGGAGCAGATAAAAAGCTATTTAAGAGAGGTTGATGGGCTATGTGACTGCTCAGCATTTGAGACTTAAAAAGCTCTGTCAGCCAGCGTACTGACCAATTTATCAATCGTTTAATTGGCTCGACCGCATCGGGGGCAACATGAATGTTTAACGCAAGCACTGCCACTTGGTTTCCCGATACTTCTATTGGAGATATAACCGTTAGTGTAGGGGCGGTATAAAAAGTGACGAGCGAGCCACGCTCGGCGGCAAACTCCAAGTTTTCCATCAACTGTTTATCAGGCTGATCTGAATTTGGCCAACTGTCGAAGGCGTTAACTTCACCGTCTATGTATTTAAAAATGGCACTGCGTGTCTCTGGTACCATCTGACATACTAGGTCTAACCACTGCATATAAAGGGACAAATTAACTACTCACCTTTCTACAAAATACTTTATACATTCAAGTTAACTATAGTTGAAGCCCGCGCAACTACTGTATCTAAAACGCTTTATTTGCAATTAATTAAACATCAATTATAAAGACGATAAATTTCAGCTAGGCCTTGGTATATTGAGAACCTCTCCTAAAGTAGCGTACTCACTTCCGCCTAAGCGACTTATTGGGTCAACTGCAGCAGCATTGACTTCTAAGCGCCCCTTATCATTAGTCGCTGCTATTTTGCCATCCAACCAAACCTTCTCAATTACCCCAAAAACCAAATGCTGGCCATTATTGCCCATGGTTTTTTCTTCATAAAAACGACAGCACATAGCTATCTTGGGACCTATAACTCTTGGTAAGGAAAAACCTGCAACATCAGCGGTTTCTAAACCACATAAATCAATTTCAGACTCCCCCTCCTCTAATATAGCTGAACTTTTCGTCACGGCAGACGCCATGTCAGAGCTAGCAATATGGATAATAAAATTGCCACGCTCGAGTATATTTGTGTAAGTATCTTTCTCTGATCCATTCGGCTTCTTACCTACCGAAATCATCATGATAGGTGGATCGCTACAAACAGCAGAAAAATAAGAAAATGGTGCTAAGTTATACTTTCCATTTTGATGCTCAGTCAATACCCATGCTACCGGCCTGGGTATAATGATCTGTGTCAATACATGGTAAACAGAATTCATACTCATTAAGTCTAAGTCTAGTACCACAAAGCACCTCCGCAACAATCTAATAAATCATTTTTTTCAATAATTTAGAACGATTTTTTTGTTTTAATTTGCACTTGCAACATGAATACCCAAACATATAAATCCTTAATTGTATGAATATTAATACTCTTGACATTATAGATTAGATAGGCTCCATGAGAATATACTAATATTGACTTTTCAGAGGAGCGAGCCTACAGACCTAGCTCGCTAACCCATCGATTAACAATGGAGGATACACCATGTTAACTTATGAAGAATGCCTAGCGATGTGTGACGTAACACAAGACGAAGTATCAGCGATTGCTGAGCATGAGCATGTTGATCCGATAATTGCTTTAGCTATTGGTCAATATCTATGCTGCCATGAAGGTGAGCATATGATTAAGAAAATAATTATTGATGACATTAATCATGCCGAAAAAATTGGTAATATCGAGCATGCTGAAGTGCTGAGAAAAGTGTTGTCTCACTTTATAGCAACACACCCTGAAGGGGCTACTAGCGATGCCGCATAAGCCAGCACTTAATTACAAAGTTTGAAAACTGGCTGCTGTATTAGCGGCCAGTTCATCATAAACACACATTAATAAAAAAACCCGGACTAGCCGGGAAAAAAAGACCCGGATAAACCGGGCCACAAGCAAGAAAAGGGTGCGCAAATGACGCACCAAAAAGGCAAGGCCATGTCAGGCTTAACCAGAGGGAACCTAGAGCTGCTGTTCTAGCTGCGGAACGGCTTCAAAAAGATCCGCGACTAATCCATAATCAGCTACTTGGAAAATAGGGGCTTCTTCATCTTTATTAATAGCAACAATTACTTTTGAATCTTTCATTCCAGCTAAATGCTGAATTGCGCCCGATATGCCTACAGCAATATACAAGTCTGGAGCGACAATTTTTCCTGTCTGGCCAACTTGCATATCATTAGGTACAAATCCGGCATCTACAGCGGCACGTGAAGCACCTACAGCAGCACCTAACTTATCAGCAACCTTTTCAATAAGGGCGAAGTTCTCTCCATTACCCATACCACGACCACCCGATATAATAACGCTGGCCGATGTTAATTCAGGGCGGTCAGATTTCGCGATTTCAGCGCCAACAAACAAAGATGTTCCTGCATTTTTAGACAACTCAACTGACTGAATAGCAGCACTACCACCTTCAGCGTTCGCAGCATCAAACCCGGTAGTACGCACAGTAATAACTTTCGTTGCATCCAAAGACTGCACGGTAGCAATCGCATTACCCGCATAAATAGGTCTATCAAAGGTATCTGCACTATCGACTCGAACAATTTCAGAGATCTGAGCAACATCCATCAGAGCAGCTATACGCGGCATGAAATTTTTGCCTGACGTTGTCGCAGGAGCAACAATATGACTGTAATCTTTGCCTAGCTCGGGCACTAACAAAGAGATATTCTCAGCTAATTGATGCTCATATGCAGCATCATCAACTAAAACAACTTGGTCTACACCTTGAATTTTAGCGGCCTCATCTGCCACAGACTGACAAGCAGAACCGGCTACTAAGACGTGTACATCACCTCCCATCTGGGACGCAGCCGTTACTGTATTTAGCGTAGCTGACTTCAACTCGCTATTATCATGTTCAGCAATAACTAGAATAGCCATCAGATCACCTTCGCTTCATTCTTCAGTTTATCGACTAACTCCTCAACAGAAGCGACCTTAATACCTGCTTGGCGTTCTGCTGGAGGTGCTACTTTAACCAATCGAGTATGAGCTTTAACTTCCACACCTAGATCAGCTGGAGTTTTGACATCTAATGGTTTTTTCTTTGCTTTCATAATATTCGGCAAAGAGGCGTAGCGCGGCTCATTCAAACGCAAATCAGTTGTAACAATCGCGGGTAATGTCAGCGACACGGTTTGCAAACCACCATCAACCTCACGAATCACCTGCGCTTTATCACCTTCGATTTTAACTTCTGAAGCGAATGTGCCTTGAGGATAACCGGTCAACGCCGCCAGCATCTGACCTGTTTGATTATTATCCGTGTCAATAGCCTGCTTACCCATAATGACTAATCCAGGCTTTTCTTCTGCAACAACCTTTTGCAACAATTTAGCAACCGTTAAGGACTCAAGAGCATCATCCGATTCAACTAGAATTGCACGATCGGCGCCCAAGGCTAAAGCCGTACGCAACTGCTCTTGGCACACCTTACTACCCAAAGAAACAACTACCACTTCATTAGCTATTCCGGCTTCTTTCAAGCGAACGGCTTCTTCCACAGCAATCTCACAAAAAGGATTCATTGCCATTTTGACATTGTTCAAATCAACATCACTATTATCAGACTTCACACGCACTTTTACGTTGTAGTCGATGACGCGCTTGACAGTTACCAGAACTTTCATTGCGGTTACCTTTTATTTTTAACTTAAAGATAAGTGCTTATAAACTCGCACAAGCACATAGGTATATTCCCCTATATTAACGATCTTCATCATTATTTCAAGCTAACTTCATTAATCTAAGGTCTAATTTGGTCAAAAATGAGTTTATAAAGATACGGGTTTTTACTTATAATATGAACAATAAAAAATGACGGCCTCCAATGGGAAGCCTGATACATATAAGTAATTGAGGGGAGAGACAAACCGTGGAACGCGAATCGATGGAATTTGATGTTGTCATCGTAGGCGCTGGGCCCGCTGGATTATCCGCAGCCTGTCGTTTTATGCAGATGGCAAATGAGCAAGAACAAGAACTCACTGTATGTGTCGTTGAGAAAGGCTCTGAAGTTGGCGCCCATATCCTGTCCGGTGCTGTCGTTGAATCGCGCGCTTTGGATGAACTTTTCCCGGATTGGAAAGAACGTGGCGCCCCGCTTAATACCGCTGTCACAGACGACGAGCTGTACCTGCTAAAAGATAATGAAAAAGCGACCAAGCTGCCGAATGCTTTTATTCCCAAAACCATGCATAACCACGGTAACTACATTGTTAGCTTGGGTAATCTGACACGCTGGTTAGGTGAGCAAGCAGAACAGCTAGGCGTTGAGATCTTCCCAGGATTTGCTGCATCTGAAGTCCTGTTTAATGACGATGGTAGCGTGAAAGGAATTGCCACCGGCGATATGGGCGTGGCTGAAGACGGTTCTGAAAAAGATGGTTACATGCCTGGTATGGAACTGCACGCTAAATACACCTTGTTTGCTGAAGGTTGTCGTGGCCATCTGGGTAAACAGCTTTACCAAACCTTTGGTTTGGATAAAGACGCGGATGCACAGCATTACGGTATCGGTATTAAAGAGCTGTGGGATATTGATCCTGCCAAGCATAAACCTGGTCTGGTGCTTCATGGCTCGGGCTGGCCGCTAGAAGGCGGCACCAGCGGTGGTTTCTTCCTTTACCATGCTGAAAACAACCAAGTGGTTGCTGGGTTAATTGTTGATCTTAACTATGCGAATCCCTATGTGAGCCCGTTTGATGAGTTCCAACGCCTCAAGCACCACCCGGTACTCAAACAGTATTTAGAAGGGGGTAAGCGTGTTTCTTACGGTGCGCGTGCCATTGCTAAAGGTGGCTTCAATGCCTTGCCCGAGATGACCTTCCCTGGTGGTCTCGTGATCGGTTGTAATGCCGGCACATTGAACTTTGCCAAGATCAAAGGTACTCATACGGCCATGAAGTCCGGCATGATTGCCGCCGAAAGTGTCTTTGAAGCCCTCAAAGCTGGCTGCACGGGTGGTAAACAGCTCGAAAGTTTCAATACGGCCTTTAAGGCCTCGTGGTTGCACGATGAGCTATATCGCTCACGCAACTTTGGCCCGGCCATGCATAAGTTTGGCCCCTACCTCGGTGGCGCGTTCAACTTTATTGACCAGAACATCTTCGGTGGTAAGTTGCCCATTACACTGCGTGATAATCATGAAGATTATGCACAAATGCGTCTGGCCAAAGAATTCACACCTATCGACTATCCGAAGCCCGATGGTGTGCTGAGCTTTGATAAACTGACGTCGGTGTTTCTCTCCAATACCAATCATGAAGAGAACCAGCCGTGCCACTTAGCACTCAAAGACAGCAGTGTACCGTTAGCGAAGAACCTTCCCTTATATGCAGAGCCTGCACAGCGTTATTGCCCGGCAGGGGTTTATGAAGTAGTTGAAGATGAGGCCGGTGAAACCAGCTTCCAGATCAACTCTCAGAACTGCGTACATTGCAAAACCTGTGATATTAAAGACCCGTCTCAGAATATCACTTGGGTGACGCCTGAAGGCGGTGGCGGTCCTAACTACCCTAATATGTAAGGTCGAATATATTTAGTTGCTTAGCAGACAAGTAACTATTCATAATGACATTTAGTACTAAAAAGCCCGGTTATCCGGGCTTTTTTATTATCACAACATCATGAATGATTGAAGCGTGGACTATAACCGCTTAAATTAAGACTAAGCTCTTAATATAAAATAAAAATAAACTCACTATGCCTATTAACAACAATACCGTAAGTTATGATGAAGCCATATGGACTGCCGTAGGCTACATCCCTAAGGGCAAAGTAGCTACATACGGCCAAATAGCTGCGATTGCTGGGTTCCCTAGAACAGCCCGGGCCGTTGGCCGAGCTTTATCTAAGCTACCAGAAGATACACAAATACCATGGTTTAGAGTTATCAATGCTAAAGGTGAAATTTCTTTCCCCATCGATAGTGATCGATATGATATCCAAAAACAGCATTTAGAAGAGGAACTGATCATCGTAAGAAATGGAAAAGTAGACTTAAAATCATATCGCTGGGAAATATAATTGGCTCTTTAGATAATTAATCCTTAAGCAATAGGTTTGAGGGTCGATAGCAAATATATCAAGTTCATTAGATGCAAAATATGGACAAAAAAACTCTCGAATCAGATAACGCAGAATTAAAACGTGCCCTTAGACTTACAGCAAAAAAAATAGAGCACGACGAAACCATTCTCAATCGCTTTTTTGATATTGAGCTACGTCTGCTTGCCTGCCATAAACTATCTGATCTTTTAGATATATTACTTAATCATTTCAGAAAAATTTTCAGATTATCTGCTGTATCAATTATACTTTTTGACCCCGAGCAGATTGCACGCGACTTACTAGAAGAGATTCCTGAAACCGATCGAGCCAGACTTAAGCTAGAGCCTGACCAGCGCCTTTTACGCCAGCTCTACCCTAACAGCAGATTACATGCCGGTGAAATAGACTTAAATACACGCAAAAAAATATTCCCTGATAACCCATATATTCTCAGTGTTGCGATGCTTCCTTTGATTCGCCAAAACTGCTTAATTGGAAGTCTACATCTAGGCGCTCAGGACATTCACCGTTATACCATCGATTACCGCTATGACTATCTAGCGCATCTTTCCTCAGTTATCTCAGTCTGTATAGAAAACTGTATTAATCATGAAAACTTACACCGTCTCAGCATTATCGACATGTTGACCAGCGCTCATAATAGACGTGCGTTTGATATGGAAATTGTGAAGGAAGTTACACGCTCAAACCGAAATAAAGAACCCCTAAGCTGCTTGTTTATCGATTTAGACCATTTCAAGAAAGTGAATGATATACACGGCCACCAAACCGGTGACCGAGTGCTAAGAACAATCGGACTTTTATTAAAACAGCTACTACGCAAAACAGATTTGGTAGCACGTTATGGTGGTGAGGAGTTTGCCATCCTTTTACCTAGTTGCGCACAACAGCAGGCAAGCATGGTTGCCGAAAATCTTCGTAGTAAAATTGCACTGCAAATTTTTCGTAGTGTAACGGGTACACCCTTTCGCATTACCACATCGCTCGGCTATTCTACCTACTTCCCCGAGCAAACTGAAAATGAAAAAGATCAAAAAAAACAAGCCGACTTGTTACTCCACAAATCAGACAAAGCACTATACGAAGCCAAACGAACAGGTAGAGATCGTGTTTGCTACCAGGGTTATTCTAACCACTCAACTAACACGACCAACACCGATAACGCTACGAGTTAATATCTCTCATCAACTCAACATATAATGCTTTATATTCTTCAGCTTGCTTCTCGCCAAACAGCGGATCCTCTTGAACAGGAAGCCCAGCTTCAACAGCACTCCAATCAGCATCGCTAGCCACTTGGCTAAGCACAGGAAACACCTTTGCCTCTTCAAAATCTAAGTGGTTTTTTTCATTGCGAACAAATTCTTCTAACTTTTCAATGAACTCATTCATCGGCATTACTGCATCATGTAAAATCCCATCAATGGACTCCAATAAAGCATGCGCATAGCCTTTTAAATTAGCATGGGCGTTTTCACACTCCTGCATCACCCCATCAAGTTTGCCATTTCGGCCTTTAAAAAAGGTAAACATTTTATCTTCTTTGGGATGATGATAACCCTCAGCGTATGTCGCTATATATCCAATAACATCCGCCATCAGCCCAAAATTTGGCTGTCCCCCGTCCTTTAACTTGATGATTTTCTTATCTAAAATATCAAGCAGCTTAATTAAATTAACATGATCTTGATGCAGCTCTGATACAACTGTCATGTCACCACCTCCTAATA
This genomic interval carries:
- a CDS encoding sensor domain-containing diguanylate cyclase, whose product is MDKKTLESDNAELKRALRLTAKKIEHDETILNRFFDIELRLLACHKLSDLLDILLNHFRKIFRLSAVSIILFDPEQIARDLLEEIPETDRARLKLEPDQRLLRQLYPNSRLHAGEIDLNTRKKIFPDNPYILSVAMLPLIRQNCLIGSLHLGAQDIHRYTIDYRYDYLAHLSSVISVCIENCINHENLHRLSIIDMLTSAHNRRAFDMEIVKEVTRSNRNKEPLSCLFIDLDHFKKVNDIHGHQTGDRVLRTIGLLLKQLLRKTDLVARYGGEEFAILLPSCAQQQASMVAENLRSKIALQIFRSVTGTPFRITTSLGYSTYFPEQTENEKDQKKQADLLLHKSDKALYEAKRTGRDRVCYQGYSNHSTNTTNTDNATS
- a CDS encoding hemerythrin domain-containing protein translates to MTVVSELHQDHVNLIKLLDILDKKIIKLKDGGQPNFGLMADVIGYIATYAEGYHHPKEDKMFTFFKGRNGKLDGVMQECENAHANLKGYAHALLESIDGILHDAVMPMNEFIEKLEEFVRNEKNHLDFEEAKVFPVLSQVASDADWSAVEAGLPVQEDPLFGEKQAEEYKALYVELMRDINS